Proteins encoded in a region of the Brevefilum fermentans genome:
- the pheT gene encoding phenylalanine--tRNA ligase subunit beta, with protein sequence MKLPLSWLAEYVELDELDLETLAKAMTMVGLEVEEIRRVGLPMPPGEKHEFKYTGLSWPADKFVVAQVDEVMPHPNADRLVLCRVSDGSEEFIVLTGAPNLFEYKGAGPLAQPLKVAYAREGAILYDGHQPGRKLMTLKKMKIRGVESSSMICSEKELGISDEHEGVIILDGDAPTGMPLVDYMGDAVIDVDILPNMMRDASVWGMAREIAAALAKPLREPDASVEMSGPPIKGRAAVEIKDSELNPRFVLGLIEGVTIKPSPYWVRRRLNLAGMRPINCIVDATNYVMLELGEPLHAFDYDVLVKRAAGGVPTIITRTAHPGEALTTLDGVAHTLDPEMELVSDTAGPLSLAGVMGGMESEVNPDTVNVLLEGASWNFINVRKTVSKLKINSEAAYRFSRGVHPALAELAVRMTLKRMLEWGGGQVAQGLVDHYPNPPEDPVITLSAEWVNQSLGTEISAQEMAEILTRLAFVCEVDGDRITAHTPPHRLDIGEGLIGRADLLEEISRIYGYDRIPARRLDQPLPPQMVDPGLMLQETLRDLLVNLGLLELVAYRMTSPEREARCFPSGYDVPTEDYIEIKNPISVERRVMRRNILATMLEALEYNRHLDQRLAFFEIGPVFLPVDGQVLPHEKQMLSIGIMGLRDLPYWADGEPAWMDFYDLKGIVEGMLAGLHVHEIEYRRAEHPSMHPGKTAEIVHAGKVLGVMGELHPLVKVNTELGDPPVYLAEIDLDLLLAASRSLFDVEPIPAYPPVLEDMAVVVDEAVTAAEVETVLRKGGGEYLTRVQLFDIYRGKQIGEGKKSLAFNLTYTAPDRTLTDRDVGKLRQRIISLLDQELGAVLRS encoded by the coding sequence ATGAAATTACCCTTATCTTGGTTAGCAGAATATGTAGAACTTGACGAACTTGACCTTGAAACCCTGGCGAAGGCGATGACAATGGTCGGGTTAGAGGTTGAAGAGATTCGACGGGTGGGCTTGCCGATGCCACCTGGCGAAAAGCACGAATTTAAGTACACCGGTCTGAGCTGGCCGGCGGACAAATTTGTGGTGGCGCAGGTCGATGAGGTCATGCCGCATCCCAACGCGGACCGCCTGGTGCTGTGCCGGGTGAGCGACGGCAGTGAGGAATTCATCGTGCTGACCGGTGCGCCAAACCTGTTTGAATACAAGGGCGCGGGTCCGCTTGCGCAGCCCTTAAAGGTCGCTTATGCCCGGGAGGGCGCGATACTTTATGATGGGCACCAGCCTGGACGAAAGCTGATGACTCTAAAAAAAATGAAAATCCGCGGCGTTGAATCCTCGTCGATGATCTGCTCTGAAAAGGAGCTGGGAATCTCGGATGAACATGAAGGTGTGATCATCCTGGATGGCGATGCGCCGACCGGCATGCCCCTGGTGGATTACATGGGCGATGCGGTCATTGACGTGGATATCCTGCCGAACATGATGCGCGACGCCAGCGTATGGGGCATGGCACGCGAGATCGCCGCAGCACTGGCAAAACCGCTCAGGGAACCGGATGCGAGCGTTGAGATGAGCGGTCCACCGATAAAAGGCCGCGCTGCGGTTGAGATCAAAGACTCTGAGCTCAACCCGCGCTTCGTCTTGGGTTTAATTGAAGGCGTCACCATCAAGCCCAGCCCCTACTGGGTGCGCCGACGCCTGAACCTGGCGGGGATGCGTCCAATCAATTGCATTGTCGATGCGACCAATTATGTGATGTTGGAATTGGGTGAGCCGCTGCACGCCTTCGACTACGATGTTCTTGTCAAACGCGCCGCTGGCGGCGTTCCGACAATCATTACCCGAACGGCACACCCTGGCGAAGCTCTAACGACACTGGATGGAGTGGCGCACACCCTGGACCCCGAAATGGAACTAGTCAGCGATACCGCCGGGCCCCTGTCTCTGGCCGGAGTGATGGGCGGCATGGAAAGTGAAGTCAATCCCGATACCGTCAATGTGCTGCTGGAGGGCGCCTCGTGGAATTTTATCAACGTCCGCAAAACCGTCAGCAAACTTAAAATTAACTCAGAAGCCGCTTACCGTTTCAGTCGCGGCGTGCATCCTGCCCTGGCTGAACTTGCCGTAAGAATGACACTGAAACGCATGCTGGAATGGGGAGGCGGTCAGGTGGCTCAGGGGCTGGTGGATCACTATCCCAACCCGCCTGAGGACCCGGTGATCACCCTCTCAGCAGAGTGGGTTAATCAGAGCCTGGGAACCGAGATCAGCGCGCAGGAGATGGCAGAGATCCTCACGCGGCTGGCGTTCGTGTGTGAGGTCGATGGCGACAGGATCACAGCGCATACACCGCCGCACCGCTTGGATATTGGCGAGGGACTGATCGGCAGGGCAGACCTGCTGGAAGAGATCAGCCGCATCTACGGTTATGACCGAATCCCCGCGCGACGGCTGGATCAACCCCTGCCCCCGCAGATGGTTGACCCGGGATTGATGTTGCAGGAGACGCTGCGCGACCTGCTGGTTAACCTGGGCTTGCTGGAGCTGGTGGCTTACCGCATGACCTCTCCTGAGCGAGAAGCGCGCTGTTTCCCCTCGGGTTATGATGTGCCGACTGAGGACTATATCGAGATTAAGAACCCGATCAGCGTCGAACGGCGGGTGATGCGTCGCAACATCCTGGCGACCATGCTGGAAGCGCTGGAATACAATCGCCATCTCGATCAGCGCCTGGCGTTCTTTGAAATCGGACCGGTATTCCTGCCGGTGGATGGGCAGGTATTGCCGCATGAAAAGCAGATGCTCTCCATCGGGATAATGGGGTTGCGGGACCTGCCTTACTGGGCAGATGGTGAACCCGCCTGGATGGATTTTTATGACCTGAAGGGCATTGTTGAAGGGATGCTGGCAGGTTTGCACGTTCATGAGATCGAATACAGGCGCGCTGAGCACCCCAGCATGCACCCGGGAAAGACTGCTGAAATCGTACACGCTGGCAAAGTGCTGGGAGTGATGGGTGAACTGCACCCGTTGGTGAAGGTCAACACCGAGCTGGGTGATCCGCCCGTTTATTTGGCAGAAATTGACCTGGACCTATTGCTGGCTGCGTCCCGGAGCTTATTTGATGTTGAGCCGATCCCAGCTTACCCGCCCGTCCTGGAAGACATGGCAGTGGTCGTCGATGAAGCCGTGACAGCTGCCGAGGTGGAGACTGTACTGCGCAAAGGTGGCGGTGAATACCTGACCCGGGTGCAATTATTCGATATCTATCGCGGAAAGCAAATCGGCGAGGGCAAAAAGAGCCTGGCCTTCAACC
- a CDS encoding four helix bundle protein, giving the protein MGEKEKGLENLLIWKKTVDYAVDVCQNLIPLFPDEEKWALASQLRRSVQSIPANIAEGYGRFNFQETIHFCYIARGSMAEVETHLVLAHRLGYINDSTYIKYLSVLSELGKMINGYVTHLRKQKTIHGIKETIDGEDIYEI; this is encoded by the coding sequence ATGGGTGAGAAAGAAAAGGGATTGGAAAATTTGCTTATCTGGAAAAAAACAGTTGATTATGCTGTGGACGTTTGCCAAAACTTAATCCCCTTATTCCCGGACGAAGAAAAATGGGCTTTGGCATCTCAACTTCGGAGATCTGTCCAAAGTATCCCAGCAAACATCGCTGAGGGATACGGTCGTTTTAATTTCCAGGAGACAATCCATTTTTGTTACATCGCTCGGGGCTCTATGGCAGAAGTAGAAACCCACTTGGTTCTTGCCCATCGCTTGGGTTATATCAACGATTCAACCTATATAAAATATCTTAGCGTATTATCCGAATTGGGAAAGATGATCAATGGCTATGTTACGCATCTACGTAAACAAAAAACGATCCACGGCATTAAGGAAACAATCGATGGTGAAGATATCTATGAGATTTGA